One window of Elusimicrobiaceae bacterium genomic DNA carries:
- a CDS encoding CTP synthase, translating into MSKFIIITGGVVSSLGKGISGASIGKLLQLHGLKVNMIKCDPYINVDPGTMSPYQHGEVFVTVDGAEADLDLGYYERFLDVNMTKANTNTAGSIYQTVIDKERRGEYLGATVQVIPHITNEIKKRFCAFEKECDVSIIEIGGTVGDIESLPFLEAARQLRLERGAKNVICIHVTLLPYIAVAQELKTKPSQHSVNKLREVGIEPSMLICRTEKPLSEGIKNKLSLFCNVPAQAVIECADAKSIYEVPRKFYHQKVDEQVLDFLGITPTQPIDENWFKFFEKALNPTQKVKIAIAGKYSELQDAYKSVNEALRHAGMNNDAKVEITYINTEKDDVVSKLKEADGILIPGGFGTRGIEGKIETVRYARENKIPFLGICVGMQCAVIEAARNLCGLTDANSTEFDDQTNDPVVDLTPQQQNVQYKGGTMRLGHYTADLAKGSLAHKLYGQDQILERHRHRYEFNPKYVAQLEQAGLKVSGWHEGVLPEIVEREDHPYFIAGQFHPEFGSRPLRPHPLFDGLIKASLKNKESKK; encoded by the coding sequence ATGTCAAAATTCATTATTATCACCGGCGGGGTGGTAAGTTCCTTAGGTAAAGGGATTTCCGGCGCCAGCATCGGTAAACTTTTACAATTACATGGTCTTAAGGTCAACATGATTAAATGTGACCCTTATATTAACGTTGATCCCGGCACCATGAGCCCTTATCAACATGGGGAAGTGTTTGTGACGGTGGACGGTGCAGAAGCAGATTTGGATTTGGGTTATTACGAACGCTTTTTAGATGTCAACATGACCAAGGCCAACACCAATACCGCTGGAAGTATTTATCAAACCGTTATTGACAAAGAACGTCGCGGTGAATATTTAGGCGCTACCGTACAAGTAATTCCTCATATTACCAATGAAATCAAAAAACGCTTTTGCGCTTTTGAAAAAGAATGTGATGTTTCTATTATTGAGATCGGCGGAACGGTGGGAGATATCGAGTCCTTGCCATTTCTGGAAGCGGCGCGCCAATTACGTTTGGAAAGAGGAGCCAAAAATGTTATCTGTATCCATGTCACATTGCTCCCTTATATCGCCGTAGCCCAAGAACTCAAGACTAAACCCAGCCAACACTCCGTCAATAAATTACGCGAAGTGGGGATTGAGCCCAGCATGCTCATTTGCCGCACAGAAAAACCCTTATCCGAAGGCATTAAGAATAAACTTTCCTTGTTCTGCAATGTTCCTGCACAGGCGGTAATTGAATGTGCCGACGCTAAATCCATTTATGAAGTACCTCGCAAATTCTACCATCAAAAAGTAGATGAACAAGTGCTGGATTTCTTGGGGATTACCCCCACCCAGCCAATTGATGAAAATTGGTTTAAATTCTTTGAAAAAGCCTTAAATCCTACCCAAAAAGTAAAAATTGCCATCGCCGGCAAATATTCAGAATTGCAAGACGCTTACAAATCCGTCAATGAAGCCTTACGCCATGCCGGTATGAACAATGATGCTAAAGTGGAAATTACCTATATCAATACTGAAAAAGATGATGTAGTCTCCAAACTCAAAGAAGCCGACGGTATTTTAATTCCCGGAGGATTTGGCACGCGTGGTATTGAAGGAAAAATTGAAACCGTACGTTATGCTCGTGAAAACAAAATACCGTTTTTGGGCATTTGCGTAGGCATGCAATGTGCCGTTATTGAAGCGGCCCGCAATTTATGCGGCCTTACTGATGCCAACTCTACCGAATTTGATGACCAAACCAATGACCCGGTGGTGGACCTGACCCCTCAACAACAAAACGTACAGTACAAAGGCGGCACCATGCGTCTGGGGCACTATACGGCCGATTTAGCCAAAGGCTCTTTGGCACATAAACTATATGGACAGGACCAAATTTTGGAACGTCATCGGCACCGCTATGAGTTTAACCCCAAATATGTGGCTCAATTGGAACAAGCAGGGTTGAAAGTATCCGGTTGGCACGAAGGAGTTTTGCCCGAAATCGTGGAACGTGAAGATCACCCGTACTTTATCGCAGGTCAATTTCACCCTGAATTCGGCTCTCGTCCGTTGCGCCCGCATCCGTTATTTGACGGACTGATTAAAGCAAGTTTAAAAAACAAAGAAAGTAAAAAATAG
- a CDS encoding DUF3108 domain-containing protein has product MTKCQAVLFSVVFLLAACHAAKSSPSDLNSLPLATSPTQETANKAEKTQPSDATIADIEPKDIESKKEEMPLLDKPVVSQKQPSVEKEPAIIQEQTFTLPNTVATDRAVFEDEELIDFSDRSLHPYAGLVPDVNAPQKAPWAYEQLKYGIYYTFVKAGTAYIRNRGLVSLNGRPTYLIQTTAFSAPVIDAVFKVRDINQSWLDAQGLYSVGYGQSVREGRYIRDEWITFDYENHQYIGQSKKKSQPKQIQGPLDIKVLDMLTSLYYVRSQDLKVGKDLVFDIVNRNKQYPLLVKVLKKEKVKTKAGTFNTIVVEPQIRGEGIFVSKGKSLKVWLTDDKYKMPVKMTVEVFIGSVAAELLEYKRQSPENIL; this is encoded by the coding sequence ATGACTAAATGCCAAGCTGTTCTTTTTTCCGTTGTTTTTCTATTGGCCGCTTGTCACGCGGCTAAATCTTCCCCCTCTGACTTAAACTCTTTACCTTTAGCTACCTCACCAACGCAAGAAACTGCGAATAAGGCAGAAAAAACGCAACCATCGGACGCAACTATTGCCGATATTGAGCCTAAAGATATTGAGTCTAAAAAAGAAGAAATGCCTCTTTTGGATAAACCCGTTGTTAGCCAAAAACAACCCTCTGTTGAAAAAGAACCGGCTATTATTCAAGAGCAAACATTTACTTTGCCCAACACTGTTGCTACAGACAGAGCCGTTTTTGAAGATGAAGAACTTATTGATTTTTCTGACCGCAGTTTACACCCCTACGCAGGCTTAGTGCCGGATGTCAATGCCCCTCAAAAAGCCCCTTGGGCCTATGAACAACTCAAATACGGTATTTATTATACTTTTGTCAAAGCAGGTACGGCTTATATCCGAAACAGAGGTTTAGTCAGCCTAAACGGTCGGCCGACCTATCTTATACAAACTACCGCATTTTCTGCTCCGGTCATTGATGCCGTATTTAAGGTAAGAGATATTAATCAATCTTGGTTGGATGCACAGGGGCTCTATTCCGTAGGGTACGGCCAAAGCGTAAGAGAGGGCCGTTATATCCGCGATGAATGGATTACTTTTGATTATGAAAATCATCAGTATATCGGCCAATCCAAGAAGAAAAGCCAACCCAAACAGATACAAGGCCCGTTGGACATAAAAGTATTGGATATGCTGACTTCTTTATATTATGTACGCAGTCAAGATTTAAAGGTAGGCAAAGATTTGGTGTTTGATATCGTTAACCGCAACAAACAATATCCGCTTCTTGTCAAAGTATTAAAAAAAGAAAAAGTAAAAACAAAAGCCGGTACCTTTAATACGATTGTAGTAGAGCCGCAAATACGCGGAGAAGGAATTTTTGTTTCTAAAGGAAAAAGTTTAAAAGTTTGGCTTACCGATGACAAATACAAAATGCCTGTTAAAATGACGGTGGAAGTGTTTATCGGCTCAGTGGCGGCCGAACTGTTGGAGTACAAAAGACAATCGCCTGAAAATATTTTATAA
- the lon gene encoding endopeptidase La produces the protein MEETKKKMLSLPQVVPAVAIRDVVMYPGMSLPLSVNRQKSIIAIDLALESPGKYVLALSQKSAEVDEPQTDDIYQFGVLSEITQSLKMPDGSVKVFLQGLVRAKVEKLDLNPLTNTWFASVQYIEEQEDHSPVVQALMRKVVDEFENYARISQRMAVEGVSFLRNIEDPSKLADTIASNMMVKTEQRQEILQTTNIKTRLEKILKLITSEVEILGLEEKIHNKVRAQIEKNQKEYYLNEQMKAIQKELSQKDDFQKELDGIRAKIKKNGLPAAAKEAAEKEVDRLQKMQPFSPEATVARTFLDWLVNMPWNITTKDVLDIKEAKKVLDEDHFGLDKPKERILEYIAVSKLTEGLRGPVLCFVGPPGVGKTSLAKSIARAIGRKFVRMSLGGVRDESEIRGHRRTYIGSMPGRIIQGISKSKSSNPVFLLDEIDKMGSDWRGDPAAALLELLDPEQNKDFVDHFLDVPYDVSKVMFITTANSLSSIPNTLRDRLEIIDFSGYTDYEKHEIVDHYLIPKQMKLHGLKEGTLQVSREAVALMMREYVREAGVRNLDREIGTLCRKAAKKYVENGGKKISIDAKNLHEFLGVPKYSNFATEENGIGIATGLAWTSVGGETLSIEATQLPGKGGLILTGMLGNVMKESVRAALTYARSRGIGKKVDFDHTDFHIHFPEGAVPKDGPSAGITITSALVSLLLAIPVKKNLAMTGEVTITGRVLPVGGIKEKFLAAYREGVKTILFPHTNEKDVSEIPEKVRKELTLIPVKHMDEVLPLALEGYKAPKSAKTSSKTAKKSTAKKTVKKASAQKVVSKKTIQKKTVKKATAKKPTVKKVLKKVLRKRK, from the coding sequence ATGGAAGAAACGAAAAAGAAAATGCTTTCCTTGCCGCAGGTAGTGCCGGCGGTAGCTATCCGCGACGTGGTGATGTATCCGGGAATGTCTTTACCTTTATCCGTTAATCGCCAAAAATCCATTATAGCCATTGATTTGGCTTTGGAATCACCGGGTAAATATGTGTTGGCCTTGTCTCAAAAATCTGCCGAAGTGGACGAACCGCAGACAGATGATATTTACCAATTTGGTGTTTTGAGTGAAATTACGCAATCATTAAAAATGCCGGACGGCTCTGTAAAGGTGTTTTTGCAGGGGTTGGTACGTGCAAAAGTGGAAAAGTTGGATTTAAATCCGCTTACCAATACCTGGTTTGCCTCTGTGCAGTATATTGAAGAACAAGAAGACCACAGCCCTGTAGTACAGGCCCTTATGCGCAAAGTGGTGGACGAGTTTGAAAACTATGCCCGCATATCTCAGCGTATGGCCGTGGAAGGCGTGTCTTTTTTGCGCAATATTGAGGACCCTTCCAAATTGGCCGATACCATCGCCTCTAATATGATGGTTAAAACAGAGCAACGCCAAGAGATTTTGCAAACCACTAATATTAAGACTCGTTTAGAAAAAATCTTAAAATTGATTACCAGCGAAGTGGAAATTTTAGGATTAGAAGAAAAAATTCATAATAAAGTACGTGCTCAGATTGAGAAAAACCAAAAAGAATATTATCTCAATGAGCAAATGAAAGCCATTCAAAAAGAACTGAGCCAAAAAGATGATTTTCAAAAAGAATTAGACGGCATTCGTGCAAAAATCAAGAAAAACGGCTTGCCGGCTGCTGCCAAAGAGGCCGCTGAAAAAGAAGTGGACCGCTTACAAAAAATGCAGCCTTTTTCTCCGGAGGCTACGGTGGCCCGTACTTTCTTGGATTGGTTGGTGAATATGCCATGGAATATCACCACCAAAGATGTATTGGATATCAAAGAAGCCAAAAAAGTGTTGGACGAGGACCACTTTGGCCTTGATAAGCCCAAAGAACGCATTTTAGAATATATTGCCGTTAGCAAATTGACTGAGGGATTGCGCGGTCCGGTGCTCTGTTTTGTGGGGCCTCCGGGAGTGGGTAAGACCTCTTTAGCCAAATCCATCGCGCGTGCTATCGGACGTAAGTTTGTGCGTATGTCTTTAGGCGGTGTACGTGACGAGAGCGAAATACGCGGCCACCGCAGAACCTATATCGGTTCTATGCCGGGACGCATTATTCAAGGGATTAGCAAATCCAAAAGTTCTAACCCTGTGTTTTTATTAGATGAAATTGACAAGATGGGTTCAGATTGGCGCGGTGATCCGGCAGCGGCTCTTTTGGAACTTTTAGATCCCGAGCAAAATAAAGACTTTGTAGATCACTTTTTAGATGTGCCGTATGACGTGTCTAAGGTGATGTTTATCACTACGGCCAACTCTTTAAGTTCTATCCCCAATACTTTGCGTGACCGTTTGGAAATTATTGATTTCTCCGGTTATACCGATTACGAGAAACATGAAATTGTGGATCATTATTTAATTCCCAAACAGATGAAATTGCATGGGTTGAAAGAAGGTACTTTGCAGGTGTCCAGAGAAGCAGTGGCTTTGATGATGCGTGAATATGTACGCGAGGCCGGTGTTCGTAATTTGGACAGAGAAATCGGTACACTCTGCCGAAAAGCCGCCAAAAAATATGTAGAAAACGGCGGTAAAAAAATAAGCATTGATGCTAAGAATTTGCATGAGTTTCTTGGTGTGCCCAAATATTCTAACTTTGCCACCGAAGAAAATGGCATCGGTATCGCTACAGGTTTAGCGTGGACCAGTGTGGGCGGGGAAACCTTGTCTATTGAAGCTACGCAATTGCCGGGTAAAGGCGGGTTGATTTTAACGGGTATGTTGGGCAATGTGATGAAAGAATCCGTTCGCGCTGCATTGACGTATGCTCGTAGTCGTGGTATCGGGAAAAAGGTGGATTTTGACCATACGGACTTTCATATCCACTTCCCTGAAGGAGCCGTACCGAAGGACGGACCGTCAGCCGGTATTACCATTACTTCTGCCTTAGTCAGTTTGTTGTTGGCAATTCCTGTCAAGAAAAACTTGGCCATGACAGGGGAAGTGACAATTACAGGACGTGTTCTTCCGGTAGGTGGAATTAAAGAAAAATTCCTTGCCGCTTATCGCGAAGGGGTAAAAACGATTCTTTTTCCGCACACGAACGAAAAAGATGTGTCTGAAATTCCGGAAAAAGTGCGCAAAGAACTGACATTAATTCCCGTTAAACACATGGACGAAGTATTGCCTCTAGCCCTAGAAGGATATAAAGCGCCAAAATCCGCTAAAACTTCCTCTAAAACGGCTAAAAAATCTACGGCTAAAAAAACTGTCAAAAAAGCCTCCGCTCAAAAAGTGGTGAGTAAAAAAACAATACAGAAAAAAACGGTTAAAAAAGCGACCGCTAAAAAGCCGACAGTCAAAAAAGTACTCAAAAAAGTGCTTCGTAAAAGAAAATAG
- the kdsB gene encoding 3-deoxy-manno-octulosonate cytidylyltransferase — MSDILIVIPARYGSTRLPAKALKLLGGKPVVQHVYEACKKADVGEVLIATENQIVVDAVAQFGAKGVLTSDACQSGTDRVYEAAKGRSEKFIINVQGDEPFLNPTTVQKIAEMLQSDPSCDIATAAAPTLDEEKINNPNCVKAVLNKEGKALYFSRSAIPYKREITEENKNIPYWQHCGIYGYRREALERFVTLPPSPLEQLEKLEQLRALEDGLTIKCVAIDAAGPAIDTAQDLQEAEEYLKKI; from the coding sequence ATGAGCGATATTTTAATTGTTATTCCTGCCCGTTATGGGTCTACGCGTTTGCCTGCCAAAGCATTAAAACTTTTAGGCGGTAAACCGGTGGTACAGCACGTTTACGAAGCCTGCAAAAAAGCCGATGTAGGTGAGGTATTGATTGCTACGGAAAATCAAATCGTAGTAGATGCTGTAGCCCAATTCGGAGCCAAAGGTGTGCTGACCAGTGATGCTTGCCAAAGCGGCACCGACCGCGTGTATGAAGCCGCCAAAGGCCGCAGTGAAAAATTTATTATTAACGTACAAGGTGACGAGCCTTTTTTGAACCCGACGACGGTGCAAAAAATTGCTGAAATGTTGCAAAGTGACCCTTCTTGTGATATTGCCACCGCCGCCGCGCCGACTTTGGACGAAGAAAAAATCAATAATCCCAACTGTGTTAAAGCGGTCTTAAACAAAGAGGGCAAAGCATTGTATTTTTCTCGCTCTGCTATACCGTATAAACGGGAAATTACCGAAGAAAACAAAAACATTCCCTACTGGCAACATTGCGGCATTTACGGTTATCGCCGCGAAGCATTGGAACGCTTTGTCACTTTGCCGCCCAGTCCGTTGGAACAATTGGAAAAATTGGAACAATTGCGTGCTTTGGAAGACGGCCTGACCATTAAGTGTGTTGCCATCGATGCCGCCGGCCCGGCCATTGATACAGCCCAAGATTTGCAAGAAGCAGAAGAATATTTAAAAAAAATCTAA
- a CDS encoding prepilin-type N-terminal cleavage/methylation domain-containing protein — MKRGFTLIEVLVVVLIVGILAGVALPQYHRVVERAKTPQAETMLKSMADAMDLCWLEFSPTICTTDFFYDSSTFSPPTPFLSEDNEQCVAGVRCFATKDWVYWVEEYAYAARVKNGEWIYSLEMQEDKKMYCENRSEEIDYCQMIGMNE, encoded by the coding sequence ATGAAAAGGGGTTTTACTTTAATAGAAGTTTTGGTTGTTGTACTAATAGTAGGTATTTTGGCAGGAGTGGCCTTGCCGCAATATCACAGGGTTGTGGAGAGAGCCAAAACACCGCAGGCCGAAACAATGCTTAAATCTATGGCAGATGCTATGGATTTGTGTTGGTTGGAATTTTCTCCAACTATTTGTACCACAGACTTTTTTTATGATAGTTCCACCTTCTCTCCGCCTACCCCCTTTTTATCTGAGGATAATGAACAATGCGTAGCAGGTGTAAGATGCTTTGCAACGAAAGATTGGGTGTATTGGGTAGAGGAATATGCCTATGCTGCAAGAGTGAAAAACGGCGAGTGGATTTACTCTTTAGAAATGCAAGAAGATAAAAAAATGTATTGTGAGAACCGCAGTGAGGAAATAGATTACTGCCAAATGATTGGTATGAATGAATAA
- a CDS encoding ankyrin repeat domain-containing protein codes for MKKFIICLMFVPAILLFGCSNYVPNITLWEAVVQQNEKDVKAHLKNGEKVNIMSWEDETTLLMLAVKTGNLNITKRLIKAGAFLNEENKKGLTAVIIAVKNNDIPMLTLLKDSGASLSQINRYSQSPLMFAKSTEVAQLLLDNGVKLDTQMNRGETALMFAASNGNLALVKLLIDRGADVNQKMFYTQETALTKASENGHSEVVKLLLEKGADKDVITLRNTTALILAAANGHLETVKLLIQAGAKVNFREENDFNALMYASKNGHAEVIKVLLAAGADVNEYNELGGYALILASENNHAEAVKALLAGGADVEPKKKNRWTALMAASLNGNVEAVKALLAAGADVNAEDRNRFPPVASARNKHGWTALMFASQAGHTEVVKILVEAGANVHVRNTFDMNRTALDMADNEEIKNILRSARS; via the coding sequence ATGAAAAAATTTATTATATGTTTGATGTTTGTGCCTGCTATTTTGTTGTTTGGATGCAGTAATTATGTACCCAATATTACGTTGTGGGAAGCGGTTGTTCAGCAAAATGAAAAAGATGTAAAGGCTCATTTGAAAAATGGCGAAAAAGTAAATATTATGTCTTGGGAAGACGAAACAACCCTGCTTATGCTGGCGGTAAAAACGGGAAATTTAAATATTACAAAACGACTGATTAAAGCGGGGGCTTTTTTAAATGAAGAAAATAAAAAGGGGCTAACGGCTGTTATCATTGCTGTAAAAAATAATGATATCCCCATGTTGACTTTGCTCAAAGATTCCGGTGCTTCTTTGAGTCAGATTAATAGATATAGCCAAAGCCCGTTGATGTTTGCTAAATCAACGGAAGTGGCTCAATTGTTGCTGGATAATGGTGTAAAGTTAGATACGCAAATGAATCGGGGGGAAACGGCCTTGATGTTTGCTGCTTCAAACGGAAATCTTGCGCTCGTGAAACTTTTAATAGATAGAGGGGCAGATGTAAATCAAAAGATGTTTTATACGCAGGAAACGGCCCTTACTAAGGCCAGTGAGAATGGGCATAGCGAAGTGGTGAAACTTCTACTGGAGAAAGGGGCCGATAAAGATGTAATAACCTTAAGAAATACTACTGCGTTGATATTAGCCGCTGCAAATGGGCATCTGGAAACAGTAAAACTCTTGATTCAAGCAGGTGCAAAGGTAAATTTTAGAGAAGAAAATGATTTTAATGCGCTTATGTATGCCTCTAAGAACGGACACGCAGAAGTGATCAAGGTGTTATTAGCGGCCGGAGCCGATGTAAATGAGTATAATGAGTTGGGAGGATATGCCTTGATTTTGGCCTCTGAAAATAATCACGCCGAAGCGGTGAAGGCTTTGCTGGCAGGCGGAGCCGATGTGGAGCCGAAAAAGAAAAACCGTTGGACTGCGCTGATGGCTGCTAGTTTAAACGGAAATGTAGAAGCAGTGAAAGCCTTATTGGCAGCCGGTGCCGATGTAAATGCAGAAGACCGAAATAGATTTCCGCCGGTGGCTTCTGCCAGAAATAAACATGGCTGGACTGCACTCATGTTTGCCAGTCAGGCCGGCCATACGGAAGTGGTGAAAATATTGGTCGAAGCCGGAGCCAACGTGCATGTGCGCAATACCTTTGATATGAACCGAACGGCGCTGGATATGGCCGATAATGAGGAAATTAAAAATATTTTGAGATCTGCACGTAGTTAA
- the rfaE1 gene encoding D-glycero-beta-D-manno-heptose-7-phosphate kinase, translating into MQSISSKRLKEILRSFKNKEMIVVGDIMLDHFIKGSVSRISPEAPVPVVAVNKEFFVAGGAGNVAVNLAALGARPTLVSVVGTDAGGALLKDFLQSKNVNISGICEDEGRPTTQKIRVMAEQQQIVRYDRESKHPVAHDVAGECMKSFEQALKTAKGVILSDYAKGMLTDKNIKALIEACRKKKIPVCVDPKIDNFKKYKNITCMTPNTKEAWEGAGLSPKSTEEAMENLGWKILKMLNADSILITRSADGMSLFEKGKKKSITVKATAREVFDVTGAGDTVISVFTLALACGAKLHEAAVLANYAAGIVVAKSGTATVTPQEIEKELP; encoded by the coding sequence ATGCAAAGCATATCCAGCAAAAGACTTAAAGAAATTTTACGTTCGTTTAAAAATAAAGAAATGATTGTGGTAGGCGATATTATGCTAGACCACTTCATCAAAGGCTCTGTCAGCCGTATTTCACCGGAAGCCCCTGTACCGGTGGTAGCCGTAAATAAAGAATTTTTTGTAGCAGGAGGAGCCGGAAACGTGGCCGTAAACTTGGCCGCCTTAGGTGCAAGACCGACATTAGTATCTGTCGTCGGTACGGATGCAGGCGGAGCACTGCTCAAAGATTTTCTGCAAAGCAAAAATGTAAATATCTCTGGTATTTGTGAAGATGAAGGCCGCCCCACCACACAAAAAATCCGCGTTATGGCAGAACAACAACAAATCGTTCGCTATGACAGAGAAAGCAAACACCCTGTTGCTCACGATGTGGCCGGCGAATGTATGAAAAGTTTTGAACAGGCCTTAAAAACGGCTAAAGGGGTTATTTTATCCGATTATGCCAAAGGCATGCTGACCGATAAAAACATTAAAGCACTGATTGAAGCCTGCCGGAAGAAAAAAATCCCCGTCTGTGTAGACCCCAAAATTGATAATTTCAAAAAATATAAAAATATTACCTGCATGACCCCCAACACTAAAGAAGCATGGGAAGGGGCGGGCTTATCCCCCAAATCTACAGAAGAAGCGATGGAAAATCTGGGTTGGAAAATTTTAAAAATGCTCAATGCAGATTCTATTTTAATTACCCGCAGTGCAGACGGTATGAGTTTGTTTGAAAAAGGAAAAAAGAAATCCATTACCGTTAAAGCCACTGCCAGAGAAGTTTTTGACGTGACGGGTGCGGGAGATACGGTCATTTCCGTATTTACCTTAGCCCTCGCTTGCGGAGCAAAACTGCATGAAGCCGCCGTCTTGGCCAATTATGCCGCCGGCATCGTGGTGGCCAAATCCGGCACTGCCACCGTCACCCCGCAAGAAATAGAAAAGGAGCTGCCATGA
- the lpxK gene encoding tetraacyldisaccharide 4'-kinase, which yields MDALTLREKMKKNWAGRLVLLAASKLYGVGVWLDRISYENGWQTIKTVNSRVVCIGNITAGGTGKTTAVLLAATTLAKEGIRVAIVSRGYKRQQKEKDEVVVLFDNPDADWRQAGDEPYMMSRVLSQYKVPIVICQDRAKAATEALRRFKSQIILLDDGLQHHRLKRDSNIVLIDAKNPFGGGHLLPLGNLREPLTALQRGSLFVLTHCDQVTERELEEVKDVIRQYNDLPEIVESVHEPEYYMDVCKGQKVNLKDIKADVACFSALGHPETFENTLKGLGLNLKQVWRFPDHEHYTEDNLRTFEQTRNGLPLITTFKDFVKFPDNWRDILTSDVYVLSVNLKIRGGETEFNKFTDVLYPKFSKMH from the coding sequence ATGGACGCACTTACTTTGCGTGAAAAAATGAAGAAAAATTGGGCCGGCCGCTTGGTATTGCTGGCTGCCAGCAAACTCTATGGTGTAGGCGTTTGGTTGGACCGCATTAGTTATGAAAACGGTTGGCAGACCATTAAGACTGTTAATTCCCGTGTGGTCTGCATCGGTAATATTACAGCCGGCGGAACAGGTAAAACAACGGCAGTGCTTTTGGCCGCTACAACTCTGGCTAAAGAGGGTATTCGCGTGGCGATTGTTTCACGCGGATATAAACGCCAACAAAAAGAGAAAGACGAAGTTGTCGTTTTGTTTGATAACCCCGATGCTGATTGGCGCCAAGCGGGTGATGAGCCTTATATGATGAGCCGCGTTCTGAGCCAATATAAAGTGCCCATTGTTATCTGTCAAGATCGCGCCAAAGCCGCTACGGAGGCCTTGCGTCGTTTTAAAAGCCAAATTATTTTATTAGACGACGGTTTACAACATCATCGCCTAAAAAGAGACAGTAATATTGTTTTAATTGATGCCAAAAACCCTTTTGGCGGAGGGCACTTGTTGCCGTTGGGAAACCTGCGCGAACCGTTGACGGCTTTGCAAAGAGGTTCTTTGTTTGTGCTTACCCATTGTGATCAAGTGACAGAGCGCGAATTGGAAGAAGTTAAAGATGTAATTCGCCAATATAACGATTTGCCCGAAATTGTGGAAAGTGTGCATGAGCCGGAATATTATATGGACGTGTGCAAAGGGCAAAAAGTGAATTTGAAGGATATCAAAGCAGATGTGGCCTGTTTTAGTGCGCTGGGACACCCCGAAACTTTTGAAAATACCCTCAAAGGACTTGGCCTGAATTTAAAGCAAGTATGGCGCTTTCCAGACCATGAGCACTATACGGAAGATAATTTGCGCACTTTTGAGCAAACCCGCAACGGATTGCCTTTGATTACGACATTTAAGGATTTTGTAAAGTTTCCGGACAACTGGCGTGATATTTTAACTTCTGATGTATATGTCCTTTCTGTCAATTTAAAAATACGCGGAGGGGAAACCGAGTTTAATAAATTTACAGACGTGTTGTATCCGAAGTTTTCTAAGATGCACTAA
- a CDS encoding HAD-IIIA family hydrolase, whose product MHSIKAIFFDRDGTLIHEKPGTYLCDPNKVRLYAPVKKSLQRLAKAGFHFFIVSNQSGIGRGYFTSQEVNKVHVRLQEMLSPVVIEEIVFCPHAPEEKCNCRKPATALGENLIQKYNINPKRSFMVGDKKADVLFGQTLGFRSVLMTTANGKTHLKKYPDLKPDFIAQDMAAAARYILQEDQADD is encoded by the coding sequence ATGCATTCAATAAAAGCTATTTTCTTTGATCGTGACGGCACATTAATCCATGAAAAACCGGGCACTTATTTATGCGACCCAAACAAAGTACGCCTCTACGCGCCCGTCAAAAAATCTTTGCAACGCTTGGCTAAGGCTGGGTTTCATTTTTTTATCGTCTCCAATCAATCCGGTATCGGACGAGGATATTTTACCTCTCAAGAAGTCAACAAAGTCCACGTGCGCTTGCAAGAAATGCTTAGTCCTGTGGTGATAGAAGAAATTGTGTTCTGTCCGCACGCGCCTGAAGAAAAATGCAACTGTCGCAAACCGGCTACTGCTCTAGGTGAAAATTTAATTCAAAAATATAATATCAATCCCAAACGCTCTTTTATGGTGGGAGATAAAAAAGCAGATGTTCTTTTTGGTCAAACATTAGGCTTTCGCTCCGTACTAATGACTACGGCTAATGGCAAAACCCACTTGAAAAAATATCCTGATTTAAAGCCTGATTTTATAGCACAAGACATGGCGGCCGCCGCGCGCTATATATTGCAAGAGGACCAAGCCGATGACTAA